The following coding sequences lie in one Caldisericia bacterium genomic window:
- a CDS encoding molybdopterin-dependent oxidoreductase translates to MLKKDREEELKVVGESVEKYDGLPLAAGQPLFADDINLPDMIHAKLLTSPFAHAEIVDIDTTEAEKLPGVKIVLTYKNTPRIPHTTAGQGYPEPSPYDTFIFDKKVRFVGDRVAAVGAETLEIAEEALRLIKVKYKKLPSVFDPEEAMKEGAPVIHDEDESTGIYDKKRNIVSHVEVEIGDVDKAIKDADFKIEGYYTKTQYAQHVPMETHITITYLDENNRLVIRTSTQVPFHVRRIISQILGIPINNIRVVKPRIGGGFGTKQEIVLEDICALMTLRTKRPVRMEYTRREEFVSARTRHPSKIYIRLGANSSGILTGIDMRVVLNTGAYGTHGPTVLFNVGSKSLPIYNKAKNVRFVGDAVYTNLPVAGAYRGYGATQGQFALETAIDELSEKMGIDPLEFRKRNHIKEGETSPIFEKLGEGREGVPQTIESCALDRCIEIGRKEIEWDRWRKKRIKKGPYIRGVGMAILMQGSGIALIDMASCEIRMNDDGTFQLLTGATDIGTGSDTILAQIAAEELKTDYRNFFVYSSDTDFTPFDTGAYASSTTYVSGGAVLKAAKDLKGKIINYAAKLLKEDPDNLYIKDSTVISKKSGKSITYKEIGLKSYYEEEQEHLIGVGSHVSPKSPPPFAAHFVLVDVDTETGKIIPVKYVAVIDAGVVIHPKLAKGQAIGAIVNGLGYALTEEIKFTKTGSPINPTFFDYKILTSLDLPEIVVKFVPTYEPTGPFGAKSVAEVNINGPLPSISNAVYDAVGIRLKEAPFTPEKVFKLLKERV, encoded by the coding sequence ATGCTTAAAAAAGATAGAGAGGAAGAATTGAAAGTTGTAGGGGAGAGTGTGGAGAAATATGATGGTCTTCCCCTTGCTGCAGGTCAACCACTCTTTGCTGACGACATCAATCTCCCTGATATGATTCATGCAAAACTTCTAACAAGCCCCTTTGCTCATGCGGAGATAGTTGACATTGACACAACTGAGGCAGAGAAACTCCCTGGTGTTAAAATAGTTCTTACATACAAGAATACCCCAAGGATACCTCATACCACTGCTGGTCAGGGTTATCCAGAACCATCACCATACGATACCTTTATCTTTGATAAGAAGGTAAGATTTGTGGGAGATAGAGTTGCTGCTGTAGGTGCTGAAACTCTGGAAATTGCTGAAGAGGCATTGAGACTTATAAAGGTTAAATACAAAAAATTACCCTCAGTTTTTGACCCAGAAGAGGCAATGAAAGAAGGTGCACCAGTCATTCATGACGAAGATGAAAGCACTGGCATTTACGATAAGAAAAGAAACATAGTCTCACATGTTGAAGTAGAGATAGGAGATGTTGATAAAGCCATAAAAGATGCAGATTTCAAAATTGAAGGATACTACACAAAAACCCAGTATGCTCAGCATGTTCCAATGGAAACGCACATAACCATCACATACCTTGATGAAAACAATAGACTTGTGATAAGAACTTCAACTCAGGTTCCCTTTCATGTGAGGAGAATAATCTCACAGATACTTGGAATTCCCATCAACAACATAAGAGTTGTTAAACCAAGAATTGGTGGAGGATTTGGTACAAAGCAGGAGATAGTGCTTGAGGATATATGCGCTCTCATGACCTTAAGGACAAAAAGACCTGTAAGAATGGAATATACAAGGAGAGAAGAGTTTGTCTCTGCAAGGACAAGGCATCCATCAAAGATTTACATAAGACTTGGTGCTAATTCTTCAGGTATCCTCACAGGAATAGATATGAGGGTTGTTTTGAACACAGGAGCTTATGGTACACATGGACCCACCGTCCTATTCAATGTTGGTAGTAAATCTCTTCCAATATACAACAAAGCAAAGAATGTAAGATTTGTTGGAGATGCAGTATACACCAACCTTCCTGTTGCTGGTGCATACAGAGGGTATGGTGCAACTCAAGGTCAGTTTGCCCTTGAAACTGCCATAGATGAACTTAGTGAAAAGATGGGCATTGATCCATTAGAGTTTAGAAAGAGAAACCACATAAAGGAGGGTGAAACATCTCCCATATTTGAAAAACTTGGAGAGGGTAGAGAGGGAGTACCACAAACCATTGAGAGTTGTGCCCTGGATAGATGTATTGAAATAGGAAGGAAGGAGATAGAATGGGACAGATGGAGAAAAAAGAGAATTAAAAAGGGACCATATATTAGAGGAGTTGGAATGGCTATACTCATGCAGGGATCTGGTATTGCTTTGATAGACATGGCATCCTGTGAAATAAGAATGAATGATGATGGAACCTTCCAGCTTCTAACAGGTGCAACAGATATAGGTACAGGTTCAGATACAATTCTTGCACAGATTGCAGCAGAGGAATTAAAAACAGATTACAGAAACTTCTTTGTTTATTCATCAGATACAGATTTCACTCCCTTTGACACTGGAGCATACGCATCAAGCACTACCTATGTCTCTGGTGGAGCTGTTCTAAAAGCTGCTAAAGACTTAAAGGGAAAGATCATAAATTATGCGGCAAAACTACTTAAAGAGGATCCAGATAATCTCTATATTAAGGATTCAACTGTTATAAGTAAAAAGAGTGGAAAGAGTATAACATACAAAGAGATAGGACTTAAGAGCTACTATGAGGAGGAGCAAGAACACCTGATAGGGGTAGGATCTCATGTCTCACCAAAGTCTCCTCCTCCATTTGCTGCTCACTTCGTTCTTGTTGATGTGGATACAGAAACTGGAAAGATTATACCAGTGAAGTATGTGGCAGTTATAGATGCTGGAGTTGTTATACATCCGAAACTTGCAAAGGGTCAAGCTATAGGAGCAATAGTTAATGGTCTTGGATACGCCCTAACTGAGGAAATAAAATTCACAAAAACAGGCTCTCCAATAAATCCCACATTTTTTGACTACAAAATCCTTACATCTCTTGATTTACCAGAAATTGTTGTGAAGTTTGTTCCAACCTATGAACCTACTGGACCTTTTGGAGCAAAATCTGTTGCAGAGGTGAATATAAATGGTCCACTACCTTCAATCTCTAACGCAGTGTATGACGCTGTAGGAATTAGATTGAAAGAAGCACCTTTTACTCCAGAAAAGGTGTTTAAACTTTTAAAGGAAAGGGTGTAA
- a CDS encoding (2Fe-2S)-binding protein produces MKIKFKLNGEFVEFDAYPGESLFELLRRNGHTEVKGNNCKTGECGACTVLLDGVPVPSCTILAGRVKDRSVITIKGIGDMEKPHPLQRSFVEEGAVQCGYCIPGIILSMKALLDENPNPTRDDIKKALSGHFCRCTGYVQQIEAVEKAIKLLKEEENA; encoded by the coding sequence ATGAAGATAAAGTTCAAATTAAATGGCGAATTTGTAGAATTTGATGCCTACCCCGGAGAATCACTATTTGAACTTTTAAGGAGAAATGGACATACAGAGGTTAAGGGAAACAACTGTAAGACAGGTGAGTGTGGTGCCTGCACGGTTCTACTTGACGGAGTACCTGTTCCATCATGTACTATACTTGCAGGAAGAGTTAAAGATAGAAGTGTTATCACAATCAAAGGAATAGGAGATATGGAGAAACCACATCCTCTACAGAGAAGTTTTGTGGAAGAGGGAGCTGTACAATGTGGATACTGTATTCCTGGAATAATTCTTTCAATGAAGGCACTTCTTGATGAAAATCCAAATCCCACGAGAGATGACATTAAGAAAGCCCTTTCAGGTCATTTCTGTAGATGTACAGGTTATGTTCAGCAGATAGAAGCTGTTGAGAAGGCTATAAAGCTGTTAAAGGAGGAAGAAAATGCTTAA